In Chryseobacterium lactis, a single genomic region encodes these proteins:
- a CDS encoding FecCD family ABC transporter permease: MVKGSKIIFLLILLPIVLGVISLIIGSSENIGLGELFHHIAVVSGFSEDPTVLHGSLSTILWQVRLPRIVLTFLVGASLASSGGVLQAVFRNPIVDPFTLGISSGSAFGAALAMLFPVMAVNISAFIFGVIAVVITYLVSYAGAKTSIVSMVLAGMIVSGVFTAFLTVLQYLSDPYKLQAIVQWTMGNLHTASWQKVYTAVFPVLIGLFVIVILRWKLNLLALGDHEAMAVGVNPTLLKLVLMAVATMITASSVAAVGVISLFGLIVPHISRMIFGPNNNITVWANISIGGTFLLLIDDFSRTVMPFEIPIGVFTMIIGAPIFIYLMRKNAINWNS; encoded by the coding sequence ATGGTGAAAGGCAGCAAAATAATCTTCCTCCTCATTCTTTTACCCATTGTGTTGGGAGTGATCTCACTGATTATAGGTTCCAGTGAAAATATAGGATTAGGAGAACTTTTCCATCACATTGCTGTGGTATCAGGATTTTCCGAAGATCCGACTGTTCTGCATGGAAGTTTATCTACCATTTTGTGGCAGGTACGACTGCCGCGGATTGTACTTACCTTTTTGGTAGGGGCTTCATTGGCTTCTTCAGGAGGAGTATTACAGGCAGTATTCAGAAATCCCATTGTTGATCCGTTTACCCTGGGAATTTCTTCAGGTTCGGCATTCGGTGCTGCCTTAGCCATGTTGTTTCCGGTAATGGCTGTTAATATTTCTGCTTTTATTTTTGGAGTTATAGCGGTCGTTATCACTTACCTTGTCTCATATGCCGGGGCTAAAACTTCCATTGTGAGTATGGTTCTTGCCGGAATGATTGTTTCAGGAGTATTTACAGCTTTCCTCACCGTCCTTCAGTATTTGAGTGACCCTTATAAATTACAGGCTATCGTCCAATGGACTATGGGTAATTTACATACCGCTTCCTGGCAGAAAGTATATACCGCAGTATTTCCCGTTCTTATTGGATTATTTGTTATTGTTATCCTTCGGTGGAAACTCAACCTTCTGGCATTAGGAGATCATGAAGCAATGGCAGTCGGGGTAAACCCTACCCTTCTGAAGCTGGTTCTGATGGCTGTTGCCACAATGATTACTGCTTCGTCGGTAGCTGCTGTAGGAGTCATTAGTCTGTTCGGATTGATTGTGCCTCATATCAGCAGGATGATCTTTGGCCCCAATAACAATATTACCGTTTGGGCCAATATCAGTATCGGAGGAACATTTTTATTATTGATTGATGACTTTTCACGTACTGTAATGCCGTTTGAAATTCCGATCGGGGTATTTACCATGATTATCGGAGCCCCGATTTTCATTTATCTAATGCGTAAAAACGCCATAAACTGGAACTCATGA
- a CDS encoding helix-turn-helix domain-containing protein: MNNDFSYHFTEPDKEIADFVESLGTFHNASSESKEVVIIPDGRIDLFFSRSPSEPFHITLLGLETYPEQRQIPSQTTAFVISFKPIAVEYILNTSVADLLNIGKELPNDFWGFKAEDLQDFELCCQHATQKIKALLPEKTDERKRTLFELIYSSKGEMSVKELSEKVGWSSRQINRYFTKQLGLSLKAYSTILRFRASLEHIAKGKLFPELNYTDQNHFIKEIKKFSGVAPKELSKNKNDRFVLLSVLKEK, translated from the coding sequence ATGAATAATGATTTCTCTTACCATTTCACGGAACCTGACAAGGAAATTGCTGATTTTGTAGAAAGTCTGGGAACATTTCATAATGCTTCGTCTGAATCCAAAGAAGTGGTTATTATTCCCGACGGAAGAATTGATCTGTTTTTCTCTCGATCCCCCTCAGAGCCTTTTCATATTACGCTTCTTGGATTGGAAACCTATCCGGAACAACGGCAGATTCCGTCACAGACTACAGCTTTTGTTATCAGTTTTAAACCTATCGCTGTTGAATATATTCTAAACACTTCTGTTGCGGATTTACTGAATATAGGAAAAGAACTTCCCAATGATTTTTGGGGATTTAAAGCTGAAGACTTACAGGATTTTGAGCTTTGTTGCCAGCATGCTACACAAAAAATAAAAGCACTGCTTCCCGAAAAAACAGACGAAAGAAAACGAACCCTTTTTGAATTGATCTATTCGTCAAAAGGGGAAATGAGTGTGAAAGAACTTTCGGAAAAAGTGGGTTGGAGCAGCCGGCAGATCAACCGTTATTTTACCAAACAATTAGGGCTTTCTTTAAAAGCCTACTCTACCATTTTACGGTTCAGAGCCTCATTGGAGCATATTGCGAAGGGAAAATTGTTTCCTGAGCTTAATTATACGGATCAAAATCACTTCATCAAAGAAATTAAAAAATTCTCCGGAGTGGCTCCTAAAGAATTATCAAAAAACAAAAACGACCGATTTGTACTATTATCAGTGTTGAAAGAAAAATAA
- a CDS encoding tetratricopeptide repeat protein, with protein MIRFFLSILLVVLVSCNQRSQKEYEKIFDAPLMKKNEAFRLSGDYDSLINLNKKYYKKADEMKYEEGKALCYINLAELNISLENYQKSQLLLDKAKEILNDSENNIHQARFYNVYGRFNLELRRIDKAFLYNDEALKYIQKSGQSELKNNLLFNIYLRQATYLMEKKQDTEALKYFQKARKLDNTGYIDCAISDYIYMGKNKDSAYKYIMSAYDKTNERGKEDGIALYANTIMGEYYLADKQYGKAEEVLKQALKINEKTKRIYAYYGKYIYNDLRKVYENTGDKDKAYFYLKAYTDAYSKTNTSVLATINQDMESFITGAKKDSEKHENKVRWVVFLSLAGLSLLGIYSWRIINYLGKRRKALKIESEELKSKMNNKKEEILMEMAKENNPTFLTHFKETYPEFIEQLLLINPDLENSELTFCAMLKLHFTSKEIASYAHIQHRTVQQKKYRIRKKLNIPTETDIYQFLDALY; from the coding sequence ATGATACGTTTTTTCCTTTCTATCTTACTCGTTGTTTTAGTTTCGTGTAACCAACGTTCTCAAAAGGAGTATGAGAAAATATTTGATGCTCCCCTAATGAAGAAGAATGAGGCATTTCGCCTTTCCGGAGACTATGATTCTCTCATTAATCTCAACAAAAAATATTATAAAAAAGCAGATGAAATGAAGTATGAAGAAGGAAAAGCTTTATGCTATATCAATTTGGCTGAACTTAATATTTCATTGGAAAATTATCAGAAATCTCAACTTCTTCTTGACAAAGCAAAGGAAATTCTCAATGATTCCGAGAATAATATTCATCAAGCAAGATTTTATAATGTGTATGGACGTTTCAACTTGGAACTCAGAAGAATTGATAAGGCCTTTTTATATAATGATGAAGCCTTGAAGTACATACAAAAAAGTGGTCAATCTGAACTTAAAAATAATCTTTTATTCAATATTTATCTTCGGCAGGCGACTTATCTTATGGAAAAGAAACAAGATACGGAAGCATTAAAATATTTTCAAAAAGCAAGAAAACTGGATAATACAGGCTATATAGATTGTGCCATCAGCGATTATATCTATATGGGAAAAAATAAAGATTCAGCGTATAAATACATAATGAGTGCCTATGATAAAACGAATGAAAGAGGAAAAGAAGATGGGATCGCACTGTATGCCAATACCATTATGGGAGAATATTATTTGGCTGATAAACAGTATGGTAAGGCTGAGGAAGTCCTTAAGCAGGCGTTGAAAATAAATGAGAAAACCAAACGCATTTATGCATATTATGGGAAGTACATCTACAACGATCTCCGGAAAGTGTATGAGAATACAGGAGATAAAGACAAGGCCTATTTTTATCTAAAGGCTTATACAGATGCTTATTCAAAAACAAATACATCCGTACTGGCAACAATCAATCAAGATATGGAGTCCTTTATTACAGGTGCAAAAAAGGATTCTGAGAAACATGAAAATAAGGTACGATGGGTGGTTTTTCTGTCTCTGGCAGGCCTTTCGTTATTAGGAATATATTCCTGGAGAATTATAAATTATTTGGGAAAGAGAAGGAAAGCACTTAAGATAGAATCAGAAGAGCTTAAATCCAAAATGAATAATAAAAAAGAGGAAATATTGATGGAGATGGCAAAAGAAAATAATCCAACATTTTTAACTCACTTTAAAGAAACCTATCCTGAATTTATAGAACAACTTTTACTGATTAATCCTGATCTTGAAAATTCAGAATTAACTTTTTGTGCCATGTTAAAGTTGCATTTTACCTCTAAAGAAATTGCCAGTTATGCTCATATTCAGCATAGAACGGTTCAACAAAAAAAATACAGAATTCGAAAAAAATTGAATATACCGACTGAAACGGATATCTATCAGTTTTTGGATGCATTATATTAA
- a CDS encoding tetratricopeptide repeat protein, producing MRKIIIYILCIGLLFSWISCNQKSPDKERQAYDVSLLNKNSDLQLSGQYEALIRLNSEYLKKAAKMKYKEGKALCYLNIAGVNVSAGNYEKAAFFFNKAEKDLINSENAYHRAIFYNDYSLYYSHLKSYDKAIQYNDKAFYYLKQAKKTELNDSLLPRLYINRGIYFAWKGWMGTSLKSFLRGNALENSAYSNCMVAQYYLFTHQLADAGKYISAADEKMLRQKTSDVESLWVYYTMGYYYNEINNTDEAEKELKTALEINIKTRRTYSSHISGVYKSLSEVYKKKNDGNKAYYYLQKYMDEEGRLDRERFITMNKTTDEFILETKKESNWHKSDLPLFMALSIAALTFSGIYVQKIIKHQKAKKRNLKQETDELKSTVYHKKLNEVTELARKNDSSFLMKFKELNPGFINALLVINPDLENSELAFCAMLKLHFSSKEIADYTFVQHKSIQQKKYRIRKRLNIQGDEDIYVFFDNLKE from the coding sequence ATGAGAAAAATTATAATCTATATACTTTGTATAGGGTTATTATTTTCTTGGATTTCATGCAATCAAAAATCTCCTGATAAAGAGAGACAGGCTTATGACGTGTCTTTACTAAATAAAAATTCAGATCTTCAGCTTTCCGGGCAATATGAAGCTCTTATCAGACTTAATTCAGAGTACCTTAAAAAGGCTGCCAAAATGAAATACAAGGAGGGAAAAGCCCTTTGTTATCTCAATATAGCCGGAGTCAACGTTTCTGCAGGAAACTATGAAAAAGCAGCTTTCTTTTTCAATAAGGCAGAAAAAGACTTGATTAATTCAGAAAATGCTTATCACAGGGCGATATTTTATAACGATTACAGTTTATATTATTCTCATCTTAAGTCATATGACAAAGCTATACAATACAACGATAAAGCGTTTTATTATTTAAAACAAGCAAAAAAAACAGAACTCAATGACAGTCTTTTACCAAGACTCTACATAAATCGTGGCATTTACTTCGCCTGGAAAGGATGGATGGGAACCTCTTTAAAGAGTTTTCTTAGAGGTAATGCATTAGAAAACTCGGCATATTCCAATTGTATGGTTGCTCAGTATTATCTGTTTACACATCAATTAGCTGATGCCGGGAAATATATTTCCGCAGCAGATGAGAAAATGCTTCGTCAGAAAACCAGTGATGTAGAATCTCTCTGGGTGTATTATACCATGGGGTATTACTATAATGAAATCAATAATACTGATGAAGCAGAAAAAGAGCTTAAAACAGCATTGGAAATTAATATAAAAACAAGACGTACTTATTCTTCTCACATCAGTGGAGTTTACAAATCTTTATCCGAGGTTTATAAAAAGAAAAATGATGGAAACAAGGCTTATTATTATTTACAGAAGTATATGGATGAGGAGGGTAGGCTGGATCGGGAGAGATTTATAACGATGAATAAAACTACTGATGAGTTCATTTTAGAAACAAAAAAAGAATCAAATTGGCATAAAAGTGATCTTCCGTTATTCATGGCATTATCTATTGCTGCACTTACTTTTTCCGGAATATATGTTCAGAAAATAATAAAGCATCAGAAAGCTAAAAAGAGAAACTTAAAACAGGAAACTGATGAGTTAAAAAGTACTGTATACCATAAAAAATTGAATGAAGTAACAGAACTTGCAAGGAAAAATGATTCTTCATTCTTAATGAAATTTAAAGAATTGAATCCTGGTTTTATCAATGCGCTTTTGGTGATTAATCCCGATCTTGAAAATTCAGAGCTTGCTTTTTGTGCAATGTTGAAACTACATTTTTCATCTAAAGAAATAGCGGATTATACATTTGTTCAGCACAAATCTATTCAACAGAAAAAATACAGGATCAGAAAGAGATTAAATATTCAGGGTGATGAAGATATTTATGTTTTTTTTGATAATTTAAAAGAATAA
- a CDS encoding GNAT family N-acetyltransferase, with translation MKNHEEITISKVEDYHVFEVLPYVMEFRRQLYPLLDPLIVPKDLVNFEQNYLHSPSGAFLQARTTDGKLIGVIGMMPFDYRFPHLSIDQETTVEVARLFVNPDYRRSGIATRLFQELVITAEQKNIKRLYLHTHPFLPGAYEYWLKQDFKLLKSCYEGTYPTLHMELMI, from the coding sequence ATGAAAAATCATGAAGAAATAACAATTTCGAAGGTAGAAGACTACCATGTGTTTGAAGTATTGCCTTACGTCATGGAATTCAGGCGTCAGCTGTATCCGTTGCTTGATCCGTTGATCGTACCCAAAGACCTCGTTAATTTTGAACAAAATTATCTTCATTCTCCATCGGGAGCTTTTTTACAAGCCCGGACAACAGACGGAAAACTTATAGGTGTTATCGGAATGATGCCGTTTGATTACCGTTTTCCTCACCTCAGTATTGATCAAGAAACCACGGTAGAAGTTGCCCGGCTATTTGTCAACCCGGATTACCGCAGATCAGGTATTGCCACCCGTCTATTTCAGGAGCTGGTCATCACGGCAGAGCAAAAAAATATCAAACGTCTCTACCTTCACACCCATCCTTTCCTACCGGGAGCCTATGAATATTGGCTTAAACAGGACTTTAAACTTCTTAAATCCTGCTATGAAGGAACCTATCCTACACTGCATATGGAATTAATGATTTGA
- a CDS encoding ABC transporter substrate-binding protein, whose product MKIKNWGITCLSAVILIVQSCNNPKSSNQKETSSNISVSATDSRGKTITLPHEAKRIVVLYNALVDDVYMLQAGEKIVGIPQQIYEMEDTYHFLSRLDDRIKNKSIATPTFGGQSSNAESIVGLKPDLVLTFNTDEDNINQIENLGIPVFTFSSLNDEKILDELKNVGKLLGKQKRAEEITGYVSEEVKKMRTSHEASPKKIYYAWSKGRIMSTSGKGSLIDMAITLSGAQNACPVPVEAPNISAETLYKWNPDLIILWNSKLSDVYSLKELTALPAVKNKQVFVMSPSFPYDPHTVKFMLFAKQLRHWCMPSYTQEQLDQDVKKAFEIIYGKKGLI is encoded by the coding sequence ATGAAAATTAAAAACTGGGGTATCACATGCCTTTCCGCTGTGATACTCATCGTACAAAGCTGTAACAATCCGAAAAGTTCGAATCAAAAAGAAACTTCATCCAATATATCAGTCTCTGCAACAGACAGCAGAGGCAAAACCATTACCCTTCCTCATGAGGCAAAACGGATTGTTGTTTTATACAATGCCCTCGTAGATGATGTCTATATGCTTCAGGCAGGAGAAAAAATTGTAGGTATTCCACAGCAGATCTATGAAATGGAGGATACTTACCATTTTCTTTCCAGGCTTGATGACCGTATTAAGAATAAAAGTATTGCCACACCTACTTTTGGGGGACAATCCAGTAATGCAGAAAGTATAGTAGGTCTGAAACCTGACTTAGTACTGACTTTTAATACGGATGAAGATAACATCAATCAAATTGAAAACCTTGGCATTCCGGTATTTACTTTTTCATCTTTGAATGATGAGAAAATTTTAGATGAATTAAAAAATGTAGGAAAACTCCTCGGAAAACAAAAACGGGCCGAAGAAATTACAGGCTATGTATCAGAGGAAGTGAAGAAAATGAGAACTTCTCACGAAGCTTCTCCCAAAAAAATCTATTATGCCTGGTCAAAGGGACGTATCATGTCTACTTCCGGAAAAGGAAGTTTAATTGATATGGCGATTACATTATCCGGCGCCCAGAATGCCTGTCCGGTTCCTGTAGAAGCCCCGAATATCAGCGCAGAAACACTATACAAATGGAATCCTGACCTGATTATTTTATGGAATTCCAAATTGTCAGATGTGTATAGTTTAAAGGAGCTGACAGCCCTTCCTGCGGTAAAAAACAAGCAGGTCTTTGTAATGTCTCCTTCTTTTCCGTACGATCCGCATACTGTGAAATTTATGTTATTTGCCAAGCAGCTTCGTCATTGGTGCATGCCATCATATACCCAAGAACAATTGGATCAGGATGTGAAAAAAGCTTTTGAAATAATCTATGGTAAAAAAGGATTGATCTGA
- a CDS encoding FAD-dependent oxidoreductase, with protein sequence MLIDNKSIAIVGGGPAGLTLARLLQLKNAHVKVYERDVNKNARVQGSPLDMHEDSGLAALRKAELLEEFKKNFRPGADKTLILNEQAEILYSDHDTKPEEDFGHEHFRPEIDRGPLRNMLLQSLHPETVVWDSHFISMEPKDKGWLLHFKNETSAYADIVIASDGANSKIRPYLTDIKPVYSGIIMLEGNVSKEAAPHIDALIKGGKIMAFGNTQNILIGQKGNGDLGFYASFKADENWATRSGLDFSDSTQILRWFKKEYAEWSNIWDELFENAKYPFIPRPIYYMPLDQTWESKSNLTLIGDAAHVMPPFAGEGANMAMLDALELSEHLTDQQYKTLQEAIFHYENNMRNRASAVTKESLENGERMHSEKALSTMVEFFTAHLE encoded by the coding sequence ATGCTGATAGATAATAAATCAATAGCAATCGTTGGTGGAGGTCCTGCCGGACTTACACTGGCAAGACTTTTACAATTGAAAAATGCTCATGTAAAAGTATACGAAAGAGATGTTAATAAAAATGCCCGGGTGCAAGGCTCACCACTTGATATGCATGAAGATTCGGGATTGGCGGCTTTGCGTAAGGCTGAATTATTGGAAGAGTTTAAGAAGAACTTCCGTCCCGGCGCCGATAAAACTCTTATTCTCAACGAACAGGCAGAAATACTGTACAGTGATCACGATACAAAGCCTGAAGAGGATTTTGGCCATGAACATTTTCGTCCGGAAATAGATCGTGGTCCACTGAGAAATATGCTGCTGCAATCTTTACACCCTGAAACAGTGGTTTGGGACAGTCATTTTATTTCCATGGAGCCTAAGGATAAAGGCTGGCTGCTTCATTTCAAAAACGAAACGTCGGCGTACGCTGATATTGTAATTGCTTCAGATGGTGCCAATTCAAAAATCCGCCCTTATCTAACGGATATTAAACCAGTTTACTCAGGAATTATTATGCTGGAGGGAAATGTTTCAAAAGAAGCAGCTCCACATATTGATGCTTTAATTAAAGGTGGTAAAATTATGGCATTCGGCAATACTCAAAATATATTGATCGGGCAGAAAGGTAATGGTGATCTGGGATTTTATGCAAGTTTTAAGGCTGATGAAAATTGGGCAACCAGAAGCGGTCTGGATTTTTCAGACTCTACGCAAATTCTCAGATGGTTTAAAAAAGAATATGCCGAGTGGAGCAACATCTGGGATGAGTTATTTGAGAATGCAAAATATCCATTTATTCCCCGCCCGATTTATTATATGCCTTTAGATCAAACCTGGGAATCTAAATCTAATCTAACTTTGATTGGTGATGCCGCACATGTAATGCCTCCATTTGCCGGTGAAGGGGCTAATATGGCTATGCTTGATGCTCTCGAATTGAGTGAACATCTGACCGATCAACAATATAAAACCTTACAGGAAGCTATTTTCCATTATGAAAACAATATGCGCAACCGGGCTTCCGCCGTTACAAAGGAGTCTCTTGAAAACGGAGAACGAATGCATTCTGAAAAAGCGTTATCAACTATGGTGGAATTTTTTACAGCCCATTTGGAATGA
- a CDS encoding ABC transporter ATP-binding protein, translating to MTSIISIEQLSFKYGKDEVLKNVRAEFPKGKLSVILGRNGSGKSTLFKIIAGLEKEYTGKVFIADKERRKIKIGTGSPVRVGFLTQFHQTTFPFKVMDVILTGRASFSRFSPKQPDYDAVEEILHKFNLMHLKDKPYTALSGGERQLVLLCRVLVQKPDILMLDEPTNHLDLHYQVAVLEVIRQLVNEGTTVLCVMHDPNLAFLFGDEFFVMRRNELVPVQSLKTDELKQLLEDTYQVPLLALDNQGTPMFAPQLK from the coding sequence ATGACCTCAATAATTTCTATAGAACAATTGTCTTTTAAGTACGGAAAAGATGAGGTATTAAAAAACGTACGTGCTGAATTTCCAAAGGGAAAGCTTTCCGTTATTCTGGGAAGGAACGGAAGTGGTAAATCAACTTTATTTAAAATTATTGCCGGACTTGAAAAGGAGTATACAGGAAAAGTATTCATCGCTGATAAAGAACGCCGAAAAATCAAAATAGGAACCGGTTCACCTGTTCGTGTCGGATTTTTAACCCAGTTTCATCAAACGACTTTTCCATTTAAAGTAATGGATGTGATATTGACCGGTCGAGCCTCTTTTTCAAGGTTTTCGCCTAAACAACCGGACTATGATGCCGTGGAGGAAATTCTTCACAAATTTAATTTAATGCACTTAAAAGATAAACCCTACACCGCTCTTTCCGGTGGGGAACGCCAATTAGTTTTGCTTTGCAGGGTTCTCGTTCAAAAACCTGATATTTTAATGCTTGATGAACCCACCAATCATCTGGACCTGCATTATCAGGTAGCTGTACTGGAAGTTATCCGTCAGCTGGTCAATGAAGGGACTACAGTTTTATGTGTGATGCATGATCCGAATCTTGCGTTTCTCTTCGGTGATGAATTTTTTGTCATGCGACGCAATGAGTTAGTTCCTGTCCAATCATTGAAAACAGATGAACTGAAGCAACTTCTTGAAGATACTTACCAGGTTCCTTTATTAGCCTTAGACAATCAGGGAACCCCAATGTTTGCACCTCAATTAAAATAA
- a CDS encoding TonB-dependent receptor, whose amino-acid sequence MNATKKVLYINGIMLLLPFALSAQETHSIFGKILNQEGRIISNATVSINEGNTTKTSKDGSFKFETPVQYPAQLMIDAKGYPGSHITLDSLSYDDKNGITIRLAENQTHIQEVLITARRNNSYLTNNLELGGKFSGNLKDLPQSVSIVSSEFMEDRQAYTTREVAQDLAGVTTASSYDDLIIRGFKSGYETGIRLVNGLRSGYSYGNSYYRSPLTINLESVSVLKGPGASLFGDITPGGTINMVTKKPLETQKGSINFSVGSFQTIRTSIDLGGPLDKEKKILYRLNAGYEDSKTFRNVNQQKNFMIAPSFTFKPFDGTQVDIDLVYDQFHGYLDRGMGLRNNDFYALPRSFTLSQPSDFYNTKTLSFSARLNQKLTHNLSLNASYMKSIYQEDVNEHRTLNSYADAPTNTIMNMRFFDRHGKDYTDNSVVYLKWDLPGSTIQHHLIAGVDYSQYEGDSNNQQREARQQKIDGKIVPLTFDLNNPTYTTHDLSNYVWLPQGNYPFLSPYKTTGIYVQDQISFAERLKLILGLRHEHYYSETVSSADRYHATQNAWLPRIGLTYQVNDQINYFASYSQGFAPVGANFIQNYQDYGADKAFTAEHSFQIETGLKTGFFKNQLQMDLSLFQIERKNMLIATGEISTTGFPVYRQSGQAVSKGIELDIRGQLTKEFQIMGNYTFNKTEVKSSSIASEVGQALPGAPKNMASMWLKYVFSTTALKGLGFGAGVYYVDTRRMDNSIGKDGSGNALWGKWPSYTTVNAAVYYHIGKMKMAVNVSNLFDTYYFLGGFDYTRGFPGAPRNVTVSVGYSF is encoded by the coding sequence ATGAATGCAACAAAGAAAGTGTTATACATCAATGGTATAATGCTCTTACTTCCTTTTGCCTTATCGGCTCAGGAAACCCACTCTATTTTTGGAAAAATTCTGAACCAGGAAGGCAGAATAATTTCTAATGCAACGGTCTCCATCAATGAGGGAAACACTACTAAGACTAGTAAAGACGGTAGTTTTAAGTTTGAAACACCGGTTCAGTATCCGGCTCAGTTAATGATCGATGCCAAAGGGTATCCAGGATCCCATATTACATTGGATTCGCTGTCCTATGATGATAAAAACGGAATCACGATTCGTCTGGCAGAAAATCAAACCCATATTCAGGAGGTTCTGATTACGGCCCGAAGAAATAACTCTTATCTCACCAACAACCTTGAACTGGGTGGAAAATTTTCGGGAAATTTAAAAGACCTTCCTCAATCAGTTTCAATAGTAAGCAGTGAGTTTATGGAAGACAGGCAGGCTTATACAACCCGGGAAGTCGCACAGGATCTGGCAGGAGTAACAACGGCTTCTTCTTATGATGATCTGATTATCCGTGGTTTTAAAAGTGGCTATGAAACAGGAATTCGCCTAGTTAATGGCTTACGTTCAGGATATAGCTATGGAAACAGCTATTATCGCTCGCCTTTAACGATTAACCTGGAAAGTGTTTCTGTTTTAAAGGGTCCTGGAGCTTCTTTATTCGGAGATATTACTCCGGGAGGGACAATTAATATGGTAACTAAAAAGCCATTGGAAACCCAGAAAGGATCTATCAATTTTTCCGTGGGAAGCTTTCAAACGATACGTACCAGTATTGATTTGGGTGGTCCTTTAGACAAGGAAAAGAAAATTTTATATCGTTTGAATGCAGGTTATGAAGACAGTAAAACCTTCCGTAATGTAAATCAACAGAAGAATTTTATGATAGCACCATCATTTACTTTCAAACCGTTTGACGGGACGCAGGTGGATATTGATCTGGTTTATGATCAGTTTCATGGCTATCTTGATCGTGGAATGGGACTCAGAAATAATGATTTCTATGCACTTCCCCGCTCTTTTACTTTAAGCCAGCCTTCGGATTTTTATAATACCAAAACATTGTCATTCAGTGCGAGACTAAACCAAAAACTTACTCATAATCTTTCATTGAATGCCAGCTATATGAAGTCTATCTACCAGGAAGATGTTAACGAACATCGTACCCTGAACAGTTACGCTGATGCTCCCACTAATACGATCATGAATATGCGTTTCTTTGACCGCCATGGAAAAGACTATACTGATAATTCTGTCGTCTATCTGAAATGGGATTTACCCGGCAGTACCATACAGCACCATCTTATAGCCGGTGTTGATTATTCTCAATATGAAGGAGACAGCAATAATCAGCAACGCGAAGCGAGACAACAGAAAATCGACGGAAAGATTGTTCCTCTGACCTTTGATCTTAATAATCCTACCTACACCACCCACGATCTGAGCAATTATGTTTGGCTGCCACAGGGAAATTATCCTTTTTTAAGTCCTTATAAAACAACCGGAATCTATGTGCAGGATCAGATTTCATTTGCTGAAAGATTGAAACTTATTCTAGGATTGCGTCATGAACATTATTACTCGGAAACCGTAAGTTCTGCCGACCGTTATCATGCGACACAAAATGCATGGCTTCCCCGAATCGGATTAACTTATCAGGTTAATGATCAGATCAATTACTTTGCAAGTTATTCTCAGGGATTTGCTCCTGTTGGGGCCAATTTCATTCAGAATTATCAGGATTATGGGGCAGACAAGGCGTTTACTGCGGAACATAGTTTCCAGATTGAAACAGGTCTTAAAACCGGATTCTTTAAAAACCAGCTGCAAATGGACCTTTCTCTTTTCCAGATTGAACGTAAAAATATGCTGATTGCTACAGGCGAGATCAGTACCACGGGTTTTCCGGTGTACAGACAGTCCGGGCAAGCAGTATCAAAAGGTATTGAACTTGACATCCGCGGTCAGCTGACCAAAGAGTTCCAGATCATGGGAAATTATACATTTAACAAAACAGAAGTAAAATCCTCTTCTATTGCGTCTGAAGTGGGACAAGCTTTACCGGGAGCTCCTAAAAACATGGCAAGCATGTGGTTAAAGTATGTTTTCTCCACCACTGCTTTAAAAGGACTGGGATTCGGAGCCGGAGTCTATTATGTAGATACCAGACGTATGGATAACAGTATAGGAAAAGACGGTTCCGGAAATGCTCTTTGGGGAAAATGGCCATCTTATACCACTGTAAATGCAGCTGTTTATTATCATATCGGAAAAATGAAAATGGCAGTGAATGTCAGCAATCTTTTTGATACATATTACTTCCTGGGAGGCTTTGATTATACGAGAGGCTTTCCGGGAGCTCCCAGAAATGTGACGGTTTCTGTGGGGTATTCATTCTAA